The Streptomyces griseorubiginosus DNA window GGCCGAGAGCGCCAGGGCAGAGGTCTGCACTACCGTGTGCCGCCACCGGCACTCCCCCGCCTCGGGACGCCGGCCGAACCACTCGTCATTCAGCAGGGAGGACAGCTCTCGATGGGGCACGGCGCACTCCCCCGCCCGGTGCGGCGCACCTGGACACTCGAGTTCCGTCCCAGCCTTGGCGAGACGGACCTCATCTGCCTGCACTGCGGCCGCATCCCGGCGTCTACTGGGGCGGTCGCCACGCAGGCAGCGGTCGTCCGACATCTGGCGCAGCACGCACGCTCCGAACCGCTCCCCGGCCACCTGCGGACATGCCGGTGCGGTGAGCACGGCTGCAAGTGGCATCAGCGCCACCGCGGCTGCGACGGGCCGATCGCACTGCTGCTGACGCGCAGCGCGTGCGGCCGCATCTGGCGTCTTACCGACGCGTGCCACGCCTGCGCGGCCGCCACACGGCACGCCGCCGCCGTTCGCGAACCCCAGGGAGGGGCGATCGACACGGCACTGCTAAACAGCAGCGCTCTCACCAAGAGTGACGATCCGTTACACATGGTTGATCCGGAACTTGCGGCCGAGGAAACACCCTGGTGGACCGATGGCGCGCTGTACGGGTGACGGCGCCACACACCCCAGTCCGTCTGGACCTGCCAAATCCTCCGCGCCGCCTGCCAGTTTGCGCGACCATATGGACCGGGACGGGGGTGTCATGCGACGGCATTGGATGATCAGCGCCGCTCTCGCCGTGACGGGCGGCATCGGCCTTGCAAGCCGTGCCTTTCAAGTGGTCCCGACCGCATCCGCCGCCATCGTCGAACGCTTCGGCCGCTACAGCCGCACCCTCGAACCCGGGCTGCGTGTCGTCATCCCGCTGGTGGACACCGTAAGGATGCGCGTGGATCTTCGGGAGCAGACCGTGCCGTTCCCTCTGCGTGTGGTGTCCATGCACGACGGCACAGACCTGCCGATCGAGTTCACCATTCAGTACAGCGTCACGGACGCGGTCAAAGCGACGTACAGCACAGCCAGCTACATCCAGGCTCTTGAGCGGCACTCCGTCTACGAACTCACGTACGCGCTGGCGAACCTGCCGGCTTCCGACGCGCGGGTCTCACTTCAGCAGATCGCCGAATCCGTGCTACAGGCCCTCCGGCCTCGGACCGCCCGCTGGGGTGTGACGCTGCACGAACTGCTTCTTACCGTCGGCGAGGTCACGACCACCGAAGTAAGAGACGAGGCCCGCGTGGCCGCGCAGCACGACGGCGCCTCCGCACAGATCTTCACCGGCCACATGACCATGAACGTCCTCCCGCACGGGCAGATCACCCACCAGGCCAACGGAAGGCTCGAGTCAATGAGCACCTGGAACATAGACCGCCAGGAGATTTCTGGTGGGAACGTGCAACAAGGAGACGGCAACTACCAGTTCAACGGCCCCATAGACCCGGCAAGCGCCAACAAGGCCCGGGAAGTCGTCGCCGACCTCCTGAACACACTGCGCACCGCATCACAGGAACGTCCGCCCTCCAGTGAGCCGCTGATCGCCGACGCCGAGGTCATCGAAGCAGAACTCGCAGCTGCGCAGGAGGAAGACAGGGAACCCGACGCCGGCCTCCTGCGGCGCACCTGGCTGCAGATGCGCACTTCGGCCGAACCTGCGGCCATCGCCGTGGCCGGCAGCGCAACCGCATCACTGGTCACCCAGCTCGGCCATTTGTTCGGCGCGGCCTGACGCGAGGCCCGTCGTACATGGCCCTCGGCCCCGGTCCCCGGCGTTGCAGCGCCCAGCGCGGGCAACGCCGGTGCGGCGGAGCAGGCGCTGACGGCCCAATGCAAAGCCAGGATGACCGCAACTCGTACCGCATGAGCACACCGGCCGGCTAAGGATCTGCCCAAGCGGGAAGCATGCGGCACATGGGGGAATCAACATCAGCCACGAGCGAAGGGGCGCTCGCAGAGTTCTCTGCGCTACGGCAGGAGATCGAGCGGCGCAGCACTGCCGCACACACTCTGTTCGCTCTGCAGCTGAGCACCGCCGCGGTCGTCTTCAGCTTCGCGGTGGCCGCTCCAGGCCATCGTGTGTTGCTGCTGGCCATCCCTTTCGCTGTCTATGTGCTGGGGACCCGCTACGTCGACCAGCAAGAGTTTTGCTTCATGGCGGCGCGGTACATCACCGAGGAGCTCAGTCCGAGGGTCCGCGGAGGATTCGGCTGGGAGGCATGGCTGAACGGGCAAGTCCGAGAGGGGCGGGGTGCCCGTCTCATCCGCGTCACTGCGCTCTGGCTTGCGTATCCTGCTGTCGCGGCTACTGCGCTGGGCTGGTCGGCCGGCACGGTCTTCTCCGAGCGGCCCACGTCTGCGGCTGTCGGGCTGATCGCCTTGTGGGTAGCTGGCTGGGGTGCGGTTGTTGTGAGCGGATGGACACTGTGGAAGCTTGTCTACAGCATCTGCCGACACCCATCGCCGGCGGCTTCACCAGCCCGTGAGGCGGATACTGCCACCACCCCTGGGGTCCCGCCGGTGTAGGTCCCTGACTGTCCGCCACCGTTCCCGTCGTCACCCTGGCCGGTGGCCAGCCCTGTCCTTGCGGGCTTGGCATCCCAGAGTCAACTGGGCTCGTCCTCTCTTACGCGACGCTGCTGACATATGGCCGGCTTGCCGCTGCTGCGGCGAGCCGGTTCGCGTTTCCATTCAAATGGAAGTTAAAATCGCCGCCCATGGCAGGTCGACCGGCAGCAAGCCGTCAGGATCGGGATAGGGCACAGGAGTTGGCCCGGCGTGTACGTGCGTTGCGTGAGGCGCGTGGGTGGACACGGGAGCGGCTTGCGAAGGAAGCGGGTCTGCATACGCGCACTCTGGTGCGCCTGGAGAGCGAGGGGGCCGTTCAACCGGGCTTCTTCACCGTCGGCGCGCTGGCTGCGGCGCTGGAGGTCAGTCTGGATGACCTGTTCCGTGCAGCCCAACCGGTGCGGGGCCTGTGGTCGGCCGGGTATGAGGGCCGAGACATCGGATCATTTGTCACGGCTCTGGCGGGCGCGCAGATCGACACGGTGGCGGATGTGCGGCTGACGCCCATCAGCCGCAAGCCAGGATTCAGCAAGACGCGCCTGAGCGAGGCCTTGAACGCGGCGGGCATCGACTATGTGCACCTGCGGGCCCTGGGAAACCCCAAGGACAACCGGGCCCCCTTCTGGGAGGGACGTCTGACCGAGGGGCGGGCACAGTTCCGGAGCCTGCTGCGGTCGCCCGAAGCCGTCGCAGAACTTGCCGACCTCGCCGAGCGTGCCCAGACGTCCCGCGTGGCGGTGCTGTGCTTCGAACAGGATGCCGAACGCTGTCACCGCACCGTGGTCGTCGAGGAGGTCCTCAGGCAGGCTGACGTGACGGTGACCGCACTGGCCTGAGCCTCCCACTACGGCAAGCAGGCCCTCTTAACAAACCGCGCTGTTGCGTCCAATCTGACCGTCAGGGGTCACATCGGGCTGGGGGAGGCAACGGTGAGCGGACGGCAACGGGCCCGCATCATGATCACAGTGAAGACCTATCCGGAACTGTCCGCGAAATACCGGGAGACCAGCTGTGTCGCCGGAGTCCGCCTCGACCTCAGCGAGCCGCAGCACGTGCGGCTCTTCCCGGTGCCGTTCCGGCTGCTTGAGCAGCAGGCGCAGTTCGCGAAGTACTCCGTCATCGAGGTCGACGTCGAAACACACCGGCAGGACCGCCGCCCGGAGAGCCTGCGGCCCGTTCTGGACACACTGAAAGTCATCGAGAAGCTCGCCCCCGCAGACGGCTGGGCCCGGCGATGGCAGCACCTGCGGCCGCTGGTGGCACCGTCCCTGTGCGCGATACGCCGCAACCAGGAGACCCACGGCACCTCGCTGGGACTCTTCCGCATCCCCGCCACACCCAGGTTGAAGCTGACCGACGCCGAGCCGTGGCCCGACTCGAAGTCCGCACTAACCGATCAAATGGACCTGTTCGACCAAGACTTGAAACGCCTGGAGTGGGTGCCCGTACAACTGCGCTACAGCTTCTCCTGCGCGGACGCGGACTGCCCCGGACACAACATGCACCTCAAAGACTGGGAGGCAGGCGAGTCCTATCGCAAATATTTCCGCACCTACGGAGCACACCAGGTCCGGCAGAAGCTGCACGAACGATGGCTGACCCGCATGTTCACACCCGAGCGCGCCGTCCACGCCTTCGTCGGGAACATCGCCGCCCGCCCGCGCACCTTCATGCTTCTCGGCCTGGCATACCCCCTGCGAACAGTCACCGAGTACGTCCAGGACGACCTGTTCTCCCTATGAGGGTCCGCCAGCCCCGCCGGCCGGAGCCGGGCAGGGCGCGCGATGCGGCCTCGCACAGCAGGCGGCGGACACAGGGTGCTGTGCCGGCCGGGGCGTCCGGCCATGCGTTCCGCCGCGCTACAGGTAGGCGGTGATGCCGAACTGGTGCATGAGGTCGGTAAAGGCCTCTTGGGCACTCTCGCGCAGCAGGTCGTCCTCGTCAGCGGGGCTCACCAGAGCGGTCACCGGCTGAATGCGGCGCGGCCGTCGGGCTTGATCGGGGATGGCCCTGAAGCCGCCGTACTCGTTGATGACCGGGCTCATAGGCGCCGGTTCGGCTGTGACGATGGCCGTCGTCATGTGGATAGAGCTGTCCGCTCCCAAGTGGCGGGCGAGTTCGCGGGCGAGCGCGAGGGCATCGCGGCAGCAGGCACCGGCAACCTCCACATCGACCAGGACCCCCGTTGCCTCCAGTTCGGCCGGGAAGTCACCGCGCCGGGCCTTCCAGGACAGGTTGGCTGCGAGGATGGTGCTGCCGTCGTGGTGAAGCTCCGTGTAGATCTCCCGGCCCATGCGCAGGGGCAGGGTGCTGAAGACCCAGCGGCGCAGACCCGGCCGGGGGTTGGACAGGACAACGCGCAGGCCCGTCAGCGGGCCCACGGTCTGGTGGTTGCGGGTCATCCGCTGGGAGTGGGCACATGCGGTCTCGCAGAGGTCGGGGGCTTTCTCCCGGGCCAGGGGCGGTGCCGTGCGCGGCAGCGGCCGTTCCGGCCGAGCCACGGCCACGAACCAGGCCGAGGGTTCAGCCTGCTCAGGAAGAACGCTGTCCAGGGTGTGGGCGAGGAGCCGATCGGTGTCGTCCTGGGCGTTGCGAGTGCGGGTGAAGCGGTCGCGGTAGGCACGTTCGATCTGGTGCTCCGCCATCCAGGCCGTGTGGTCGCCGTCCCGGAAGGGGACGACGGCGGCCTGCTGGTCTTTGTCCTTGGCGGCGGTGCCGTAGACGTGGTGGGGGGCCATGGGGCTGGCGGGGATGTCGATGACCAGGAAGCTGAGGGCACCGTCGGGAGAGGTGAGGGTGGTGAAGGTCAGGTCGGGCAGGTAGGGCTGGACGTGGTTGCGGATCCACTGCGCGTACTGCTGGGGGTTGACCTCGCCGGGGTTGATGCCAACCGGGATTGTGGTCTTATCCGTGACTCCGTAGACGAGCAGGCCACCGCGGGTGTTGGCCATCGCGGCAACGTCCTTGGCGAGCTCGTTCCAGGCACCGTCGCGCGGGGGCTGCGGCAGCTTCTCCTTCCAGTCCAAGTCGTCGGACTCTGCCACGTTGGTTTCCGCGGCTTTCTTGACCATGTCGAAGGAGAGCGGGCCGGGTGGGGCACCCAAGTGCTCGTGCAATCGCGTCCAGGAACGGGCCATGCCCAGACTCTACGGCCCGACACCGACACGGTGTCGGGCCACGGACCGACGCCTCTGGCCCGACCGTCAGCGTTCCGCGTCGGACACTGGCATCATCGGCGGATGCTCATCACGCCTCGGCCCGGTACAGACCGCGACACGATCCTTAAGAACTTGCGCGAGGTCCACCAGCGCGCCGAGGACGTGTACAACGCCGGGCATCCGCCCTACATCCGCCTCCTGGAGTACCTGCGCTGGGCCAACAAAGCAGCGCGCCTGCTGCGGGCACAGATCAGTACAGCCAGCCTCGATGCCCTGGTCCTCACCCGCGGCCACGCTGCGCTCCTGGGCGGCATCAGCGACCTGTCCGCGGTGATCGCAACCGACGTCCAGCGCACAGGCGGCATCGTCGGTGACCTGGTGGACCTGGAACTCACCGAGCGCATCGGGGCCCTGAACGATGCCGTGCAGGATCTGGCGCAGCTCCTGACACGCTGGGACAGCAGAATCCGCTATGTCCTGCCCGACAGCAGTTTCTACATCCACCACCCCGACAACGTGGAGGACGCCGACTTCGCCGAACTCCTCGGCCTGTCGCCCAGCGAGCCGTTTTGCCTTCTGTTCCCGATGGCCGTCATCGACGAACTCGACAAGCTGAAGGAGTCCAAGGACCGGCGTGTCCGGTGGCGGTCCGGCTTCACCCTGGCCGTTCTGCAGCGGATTCTCAGCGACGCCGGACGCGGCACCCTCCACCCGGTCGACACCGTCCCCCTGCCAGAAATCGGCACCTTTTGCGCCGAGACCATGGTGGAGGTGCTGTTCGACCAGCCCGGCCACGTGCGGCTGCCGAACGCCGACGACGAGATCATCGACCGCGCCCTGGGCGCGCACGTCTTGGCCGGCCGCCACGGCGTGACCCTCCTGACCTACGACACCGGCCAGGCCACCCGCGCCCGCACCGCCGGCCTGCCCGTCCGCAAACTCGCCAGCGACCAGGGCACCGGAGACGAACCCGAATGGGCCGCGGAAGAATCCCGGCCAGGCACCGGTGTACGGGCACAGCGGCGCGCACGGACCACAGTTAGGCAGGAATGACCGTGCCGGGAGCCACCCCCGGCACGTTCGGTGAGGCCGCCTCTCCTCAGTCCTGCATGATTTGACCACGAGGCGCACTCGGGGGCCGACCGGCGCCAGCCATACTTGCCCGATCGGGAGGTACAGGCCGCGGCGGTGGTGACGGAGTCGTATCAGCGTCGGGGGTGAGGCTTGCGGTGCGTACCGGACCGGGCGATGTCCAGATCAAGGAACGACGTCAGGGACGTGCCGCTGTTCCAGAATCCGAGCAGGTCGGTGTCGATGAGCGTCAACTGCTGTTTGCTCGCGAACGCGCGGGCCGGGGAGGTGTATTTGCATGTGGCGACGAAGACCGGTACATCTGCCTCGTGTTCGGCGCGGGCGGTGCCGTTGAACGTCTGGATGTCGCGGCTGCCGACCGAACGGTGCCGGGCGTAGCGCTTGCACTGGATCACGAGTTTCCTGCCATCGGGCAGGTAGCCGATGACGTCGGCGCCCAGGTCGCCGGCGCCGCCTACCCGGCGGACATCGGTGCAGCCGTCCCGGCGGCACAGCATGGCCACGTACTCCTCGAATTCCCGGTCGTCCATGCGCCAGACAGCGTCCAGCGATTGAACGGCTTGTAGCTGTGTCTGTTCTGTCAGGCGGATCCGTTCTGCAGCAGCCTCCCGGCGGCCAGCCCGTACCAGCCCCACCACCGCAACTACTGCGATCAAAGCGGCTAACGCCGCAACCACCCAGACCACGGCCACCGCTCGTCTCCTCCCCCAACGCCGTCTGGCCCCGCGCCCCCGCATCTATCCCCATTCCAATCCCGGCCAACCCCAGGAGGACTGCGCCGACCGCGGCTTCGAGACAGATGCCTCCGCCGGCAGGAGAGGCTTGTGCTGCCATCACGCGCACTTCCGGGAGACGCAGGCGTCTCGTGGATGCTCACACGCTTCAGTGCCAGCGTGTGTCCGCCGTCCACAAAATGAGGCGCCCGCCCCAAGCGGTACCTCTACCGACGGGCCCACTGCCAACTACGTGTAATTGCAAGTGCCTTCATGGCGGTAGCGTCGTTGTAAAAGAGACCTGGAATAGGGGCGGGGATCTAGTGCCCCGAGGGCACAGAGCACGCTGATCGGCAGCTTCCTCCCCGCTCTCGGGGGTCCAACAAGGCTGCCACAAGAGGCTCGATAAAGGCTGCCGGCACGCAACAACAATGCACGTTGACTCACGGGTAGGTACCATCCGGCAGCAACACCCCATACACACGAGGAGTGTCGTGTCCAACAACAACACCATTCAGGACCGGTATGCGACGCGTCTCGCAGAGGACCTGGACAACAACGCCAGCGAGCAGGAAAAGGTCCGCACGCAGCTGGCGGAACTGCAGAGCCGACTAGCCCAGCTCGAGCAGGAGCAGGCATGGCTGGCGCAACTGCAAGGATCCGTGGCCGGCGCCTCAAGCGTGGTCGTGGAGGAAGAATCGGCAGGTGAAGCGTCTTCCGACAAGGTCGAAGAGCCGAAACTGACGCCCGCCGCCCAGCAGGTGCCCCGTCCGCGCGGGCGAAAGAAGCAGGCCGGTGAGCCAGCGGCCGCCCGAAAGGCCGGTAAGAAGACCCCTGCCCCCAAGACGGCCGGGAAGCCGAAGCCCGGCAGCTCAGCGTCGAGCGCGGAGCCGACGCTGCGCAGCCTGGTCGTAGACATACTGGCCGCGAGCAGTGAACCGCGCATGGTCAGTGAGTTCGTCGATGCCCTGGCCAAGCAGCACCCCGATCGTGCCACGCCGAGTGCCCCGGTGGTGCGCAATACCTTGGAGTCGCTGGTAGCCAAGGGCCTGGCCGAGCGTGCCCGCCGGCAGGGCAGCGTCTTCTACACCCCCCTCACCCCGTCGGCCGCCGACGCTGGCGATGTGGCGGAAGCAGCAGAGCCCGTCCCGGCAACGGCCTGACAGCTAGCGCCTGCGGCAGGAGGCGGCGCGTCTCCTGCCGCAGGCGTGGGCACTGCTTTCCGGTCTGCTGTCGGTGAACCCGTCTGGGTACTCGTGTTCGCGGTGCTTGGGTGTCGGGATGGAGATCTTGGTTCTGGGCGGAACAGCGTGGGTGGGCCGGGAGCTGTCGCGACAGGCGATTGAGCGCGGTCATCGGGTGACGTGCTTGGCTCGCGGTGCAAGCGGAGAGGTCTGGAGCGGAGCGACGCTGGTGGCCGGCGCGATCCTTCGGCGTATGAACCCCTGCTCAAGCGCGAATGGGGTGCGGTCATGGAGGTGTCATGGCAGCCAGGCTTTCTTCGTGAGGCGCTTGATGCACTGGGCGACCGGGCCGGGCTTTGGGTTTATGTCTTCTCCGTAAGCGCCAATGCCTCCCATGCCATACCGGCTGCGGACGAGTCCGCGGCCCTGCTTGCTCCGACCGACCGGAGCGAGGTCAACCGCGCGTTGTACGGCGAGGCGAGGGTTGCCTGCGAACGGGCGTCGACCGATGATGTCGCGGCCCGACGCCTGCTTGACGTGGGGTGGAAGCGCAGAGATGCCTTGTGGCCTGACTACCGACAGTGCTGCCGTTGTGCAGGTCCTCAGAACGGCCCGGTGTGTCCGGGTGCCCTGGGGAAGCTGGACGAGGAACTCGCGTCGGTGGTCGCCCCGGTCCGTGTCCGCATCAGCGGCTCGGGAGGTAGTGGTCATATGATCGGCCGAGTACGAATTAGTAGGAGAACTCGAGGTATTGGATGTCGGTGAGTCGCACCACACTCATGCCGTTGACGGGGGAAACACGGAAATAGGCTTCTCCGATCGCGTCGCCGAGGATGATCCTTAGTTCCTTCTCATGTGCTTCGCGGTAGCGGGCCTCGAAGAGCCGGGCCGCATAGGAAGTGGGTACGTCATGGGCCAGCTGACGCATGCGTCCGTCGTCTGACGATCCTGTGGCTCCGTCGAAGCCGAACCACGCGCGAAAATAGACACACATGCCCGGGAGTTGCTGGCCGACGACCTGTTGGTGGATGCGCCGGCGGATCCGCGGTTGCCAGAGGCGGACGATCTCTTTGGTGATGACCTGGTGCAGTGACTCATCTGGTGAACCGTTCCGGGTTCGGTAGGGACTCGATCATTTGAGAGGATCGAGTCATGGCACGTCCTTCCCAGTACCCGCTTGAGCTGCGGCGTCATGCGGTGCGCATGGTCGCCGAGGTGCGGCCCGACTACGACACCGAGTGGGCCGCGATGAAAGCGGTCGCCGCGAAGCTCGGCATCGGCACGACCGAGACGCTGCGCAAGTGGGTCCGGCAGGACCAGATCGATACCGGCACCCGGCCGGGCACGACGTCGGAGGAGTCGGCCGAGCTGAAGCGGCTGAAGAAGGAGAACGCCGAGCTGAAGCGGGCCAACGACATCCTCAAAGCCGCGGCGTCTTTCTTCGCGTCAATGTCAGAGTCGGGGACACGGGCCTACGGGTAGTGACACAGTGGCAGGCACCGGCGGGGCTGGCTCGTTTCTTTGCTGCCCCAGTCATGGTGGCTTGTCGGCGATGTGCCGCCCCGCCGGCCCAGGTCTCCGCCACGGAGTGGCCTGATAGGAGCGTGCCGCGCGAGCCCGATTGAGGCGTGCCCCCGTGGTGGAGATGTCCCTTCACTCTCCACCACGGTGCGGAGGTTCCCGTGCACGTTGTCGGCATCGATGGCCACAAGAAGACGCACACGCTGGTCGCGGTCGACCCGCTGGGGCGAAGAGCGAGTGAGGTCACGGTCCCCGCCACCCCAGCCGGTCACGCCCAGGCAATCAAGTGGATCGCCCAGTTCGGCCAGGTCCTGCTCGCCATTGAGGACTGCCGCCACCTGACCCGCCGGTTCGAAGCCGATCTGCTACTCGCTGGCCACGCCGTGGTGCGGGTGCACACGCGGCTCATGGCCGGAACCCGTCGCTCGGCACGGGAGCGCGGCAAGTCCGACCCGATCGACGCCGAGGCGGTGGCACGGGTCGCGCTGCGCGAGCCCGACCTGCCCCGCGCCAGTCTCGCCGGGCCGACGCGAGACGTGAAGCTGCTCGTCGACCACCGTCGCTGTCTTGTGCGCAACCGGACCGCCGCGGCGAACAAGCTGCGCTGGTTCCTGCACGAGATCGACCCTGAACTCCCCGTTCCCTCACGGGGCTTACGACGGCTGTGCGTCTTCGATGCGCTCGCTGCGGCACTCGCAGGCCGCGAGGGGGTGGTCGTCGAGATCGCACGCGACCTGATCGGCGAATGCCGCCGGCTGACCGAGCAGATCAACGCCCTCGAAGCACGGCTGCGCAAGCTGGCGGAGACCCTGGCGCCATCGCTGCTGGCCATCCCCGGGTGCGGCGTGATCAGCGCCGCCGTCATCATCGGCGAGACGGCCGGAGCCGCCCGGTTCAAGTCCAAGGACGCGTTCGCGCACTTCACCGGGACCGCGCCCATCCCGGTCTGGTCTTCGAACAAGGTCCGCGTCCGCCTCAACCGGGGCGGGAACCGGTCCATCAACCACGCGCTGCACATGATCGCGGTCACGCAGGTCCGGCGAGGTGGCGAAGGTGCCGACTACTTCGCCAAGCAGCGAGCCCGCGGGAAGACGCCTAAGGAGGCGGTGCGTCTGCTGCGGCGGCGCATCTCCGACCGCGTGTTCCGGGCCCTGCTCGCCGACGAAACCGCTGCTCGCCCTGGCCTTGTGCCCGCTGACCTGTCGGTTCCGCTCGCGGCTTGACATAGGAGCATCGCCGAGCTCGACCGGCCACACACACGCTCGTAGCGTTCATCGACGAGCACCGGGACCGCTTCGGCGGTGTCGAGCCGATCTGCCGCGTGCTGACCGAGCACGACTGCAAGATCGCCCCCTCCACCTACTACGCCCACCACAAACGCCGGACCATGCCGTCCGCCAGGACCGTGCGGGACGCCGAGCTGAAGGAACGGATCAGCGAGGTCTTCGAGGCCAACTACCGTGTCTACGGAGCGAGGAAGATCTGGCGCCAGCTGAACCGGCAGGGCCATGACGTGGCCCGCTGCACCGTTGAACGCCTGATGCGCGAGCTGGGCATCGCCGGAGCGGTCCGCGGCAAACGCGTCATCACCACGCTGCCCGGCGGACAGGTCGAGCGGGCCCCTGACCTGGTGGATCGCGACTTCGTCGCCGGCGCCCCGAACCGCTGCTGGGTCGCGGACTTCACCCACGTGAAGACCTGGGCCGGTGTCGTCTACGTCGCCTTCGTCGTGGACACCTTCTCCCGCCGGATCGTCGGCTGGTCGGCGGCCACCGTGAAGGAAACGATCTTCGTGCTGGACGCCCTGGAGATGGCGATCTGGCAACGCGACCGCGAGCAACA harbors:
- a CDS encoding IS110 family transposase; translated protein: MHVVGIDGHKKTHTLVAVDPLGRRASEVTVPATPAGHAQAIKWIAQFGQVLLAIEDCRHLTRRFEADLLLAGHAVVRVHTRLMAGTRRSARERGKSDPIDAEAVARVALREPDLPRASLAGPTRDVKLLVDHRRCLVRNRTAAANKLRWFLHEIDPELPVPSRGLRRLCVFDALAAALAGREGVVVEIARDLIGECRRLTEQINALEARLRKLAETLAPSLLAIPGCGVISAAVIIGETAGAARFKSKDAFAHFTGTAPIPVWSSNKVRVRLNRGGNRSINHALHMIAVTQVRRGGEGADYFAKQRARGKTPKEAVRLLRRRISDRVFRALLADETAARPGLVPADLSVPLAA
- a CDS encoding restriction endonuclease — its product is MAVVWVVAALAALIAVVAVVGLVRAGRREAAAERIRLTEQTQLQAVQSLDAVWRMDDREFEEYVAMLCRRDGCTDVRRVGGAGDLGADVIGYLPDGRKLVIQCKRYARHRSVGSRDIQTFNGTARAEHEADVPVFVATCKYTSPARAFASKQQLTLIDTDLLGFWNSGTSLTSFLDLDIARSGTHRKPHPRR
- a CDS encoding PIN domain-containing protein encodes the protein MREVHQRAEDVYNAGHPPYIRLLEYLRWANKAARLLRAQISTASLDALVLTRGHAALLGGISDLSAVIATDVQRTGGIVGDLVDLELTERIGALNDAVQDLAQLLTRWDSRIRYVLPDSSFYIHHPDNVEDADFAELLGLSPSEPFCLLFPMAVIDELDKLKESKDRRVRWRSGFTLAVLQRILSDAGRGTLHPVDTVPLPEIGTFCAETMVEVLFDQPGHVRLPNADDEIIDRALGAHVLAGRHGVTLLTYDTGQATRARTAGLPVRKLASDQGTGDEPEWAAEESRPGTGVRAQRRARTTVRQE
- a CDS encoding ATP-binding protein, with the protein product MARSWTRLHEHLGAPPGPLSFDMVKKAAETNVAESDDLDWKEKLPQPPRDGAWNELAKDVAAMANTRGGLLVYGVTDKTTIPVGINPGEVNPQQYAQWIRNHVQPYLPDLTFTTLTSPDGALSFLVIDIPASPMAPHHVYGTAAKDKDQQAAVVPFRDGDHTAWMAEHQIERAYRDRFTRTRNAQDDTDRLLAHTLDSVLPEQAEPSAWFVAVARPERPLPRTAPPLAREKAPDLCETACAHSQRMTRNHQTVGPLTGLRVVLSNPRPGLRRWVFSTLPLRMGREIYTELHHDGSTILAANLSWKARRGDFPAELEATGVLVDVEVAGACCRDALALARELARHLGADSSIHMTTAIVTAEPAPMSPVINEYGGFRAIPDQARRPRRIQPVTALVSPADEDDLLRESAQEAFTDLMHQFGITAYL
- a CDS encoding SPFH domain-containing protein gives rise to the protein MISAALAVTGGIGLASRAFQVVPTASAAIVERFGRYSRTLEPGLRVVIPLVDTVRMRVDLREQTVPFPLRVVSMHDGTDLPIEFTIQYSVTDAVKATYSTASYIQALERHSVYELTYALANLPASDARVSLQQIAESVLQALRPRTARWGVTLHELLLTVGEVTTTEVRDEARVAAQHDGASAQIFTGHMTMNVLPHGQITHQANGRLESMSTWNIDRQEISGGNVQQGDGNYQFNGPIDPASANKAREVVADLLNTLRTASQERPPSSEPLIADAEVIEAELAAAQEEDREPDAGLLRRTWLQMRTSAEPAAIAVAGSATASLVTQLGHLFGAA
- a CDS encoding DUF488 family protein, producing MAGRPAASRQDRDRAQELARRVRALREARGWTRERLAKEAGLHTRTLVRLESEGAVQPGFFTVGALAAALEVSLDDLFRAAQPVRGLWSAGYEGRDIGSFVTALAGAQIDTVADVRLTPISRKPGFSKTRLSEALNAAGIDYVHLRALGNPKDNRAPFWEGRLTEGRAQFRSLLRSPEAVAELADLAERAQTSRVAVLCFEQDAERCHRTVVVEEVLRQADVTVTALA